In Salvelinus sp. IW2-2015 linkage group LG23, ASM291031v2, whole genome shotgun sequence, a genomic segment contains:
- the LOC111950746 gene encoding peroxiredoxin-5, mitochondrial: protein MISSSAFLKGTRAVQCFRPLHTTLIANMPIKVGEKLPAVEVHENEPGNKVSMDQLFKGKRGVLFAVPGAFTPGCSKTHLPGFVEQAAELKSKGVQEVACISVNDAFVMAAWGKEHGAEGKVRMLADPTGAFTKAVDLLLDNDQIVAVLGNKRSQRYAMLVEDGVVKKINVEPDGTGLTCSLASNMLSELV, encoded by the exons ATGATTTCCAGCTCAGCATTTCTCAAAGGGACCCGTGCCGTCCAGTGCTTCAGACCGCTACACACCACACTCATTGCCAACATGCCTATCAAG GTTGGAGAAAAACTTCCGGCAGTGGAGGTTCATGAGAATGAGCCAGGCAATAAGGTGTCGATGGACCAACTCTTCAAGGGGAAAAGGGGAGTTCTCTTTGCTGTGCCAGGGGCTTTCACTCCTGGGTGCTCCAAG ACTCACCTTCCAGGGTTTGTGGAGCAGGCAGCAGAGCTGAAGAGCAAGGGTGTGCAGGAGGTCGCCTGCATCTCCGTTAACGACGCATTCGTTATGGCTGCCTGGGGAAAGGAACATGGAGCAGAAGGCAAG GTGCGAATGCTGGCTGATCCTACTGGCGCATTCACTAAG GCAGTGGACCTGTTGCTAGACAACGATCAGATTGTTGCTGTGCTTGGAAACAAGCGCTCCCAGAG GTACGCTATGTTGGTGGAAGACGGCGTTGTGAAGAAAATCAATGtggagcctgatggtactggTCTGACATGCAGCCTGGCCTCTAACATGCTCTCTGAGCTGGTGTAG